In Bacillus sp. Marseille-Q1617, a genomic segment contains:
- a CDS encoding carboxypeptidase regulatory-like domain-containing protein: protein MNRKKWSFIIIFSLVFQLFQPFMMNGHAVAKAQKNQQHELPIKSVTPENGNLEVDPAAPLEIKLDSSHKNFKRYRQQFEELKYSLTVNDREVESLYDKSVNKLVVLGVTLDPNTDYSVDLKVKADKNNNKNKSENGSYSYEFTTKESYTFSKRLADKDGNVYEFTGNELVKEITLENDTTLPLSDIINEQEKVSIVSSPVSIKLPEEKLTPDAYINVKVNYKETPYGVGDYYVEDGQKILEWLPFSVSEEQETASFRLKESVTLIPFTRAETKVSSGFLSDLVEDAAEIVNLFKANKVLADDFNIRKMFNIKRNDSDGNFEAELTYLQNIDDSPFEIGNPEYYYKIYKQTGVDSDPSELVGVTEMEDDDLTIKKKLNNGVYQVKLFEDDSFSSEEDFADDLFWIQDIYIERSPRLMSQSEISEMARKYAPITVFQEDEQFFPISFEELLSADIPTTKVGDISNWFDGVHKGKDIPFHHLGEYLSYNGHVDYVINGKNALGLQEVTGSRENSTIYYSYIEQEGRKFLNYHMIYAFDPKTGTAADPGSGAHNYDRESITIELGTDNEAISISTSGHLPGQTMGLNGDDYSWTSSRLVMPFEDDSNLFPNHDNHPIIAIARGAHAVYPVQGTYDLSVPIFMGISKKGQELAGLTSDLTADDFAQRPIDHPDGRNILLPDTSDLSTSDFNQYTLKKLDFNQTSDSRYSYLNFSGDWVDVLASEVSSYSNEPFPPFTEKEKFVTDWIDEGDSGFNFNSIPQLNVNLREDVETYLSTYLTDADATLSGHVKDAITNQPIENAAISSLNAAHQFDKSLGLSDEEGNYRVQVESGENRNILISKNGYMPVEYQGITLEENEEKFLETILQIPSEYEGRTDGIIKGHAYRADNGGTIPGAVIKVRESFNSRSGEVLYETETGGDGSFLFEHVETGYYTLEISKDGYITTFINVTAIGGMEVVKQLLMSPALDEDEVRIVLEWGAEPSDLDSHLTGPASGGGEFHVFYGDKTYYEDGIVHAELDIDDVTSYGPETVTIRNLKNGVYHYYIHDYSNRSNPASSAMSNSSAKVKVYTENGYREFDIPVNQAGIQWNVFTIEDGAINPVNTIE from the coding sequence GTGAATAGAAAAAAATGGAGTTTTATCATTATTTTTAGTTTGGTCTTTCAATTATTCCAGCCGTTTATGATGAATGGCCATGCGGTGGCGAAAGCTCAGAAAAATCAGCAGCATGAATTGCCAATTAAAAGTGTAACACCGGAAAACGGTAACCTGGAGGTGGATCCTGCCGCTCCACTAGAGATTAAGCTGGATTCCTCACATAAGAATTTCAAAAGATACAGGCAGCAGTTTGAAGAATTGAAATATTCTCTTACAGTTAATGATAGAGAAGTAGAAAGTCTCTATGACAAGAGTGTGAACAAGCTTGTTGTGCTGGGTGTTACATTGGATCCCAATACAGATTACTCTGTTGATCTAAAGGTAAAGGCAGACAAGAATAACAACAAGAATAAGTCTGAGAATGGATCCTATTCTTATGAATTTACGACGAAGGAAAGTTATACTTTCTCCAAGCGCTTGGCGGACAAGGATGGAAATGTATATGAATTTACCGGGAACGAGCTCGTGAAAGAGATCACCCTTGAGAATGATACAACTCTCCCGCTGAGTGACATCATCAACGAACAGGAAAAGGTATCAATCGTGTCTTCACCTGTTTCCATTAAGCTTCCAGAAGAGAAGTTGACCCCGGATGCTTATATTAACGTGAAAGTGAACTATAAGGAAACTCCTTACGGGGTGGGGGATTATTATGTGGAAGATGGCCAAAAGATATTAGAGTGGCTCCCTTTCAGTGTTTCAGAAGAACAGGAGACAGCAAGCTTCAGGTTGAAGGAGTCTGTGACCCTGATTCCTTTTACGAGGGCCGAGACGAAAGTGTCATCTGGTTTCCTCAGTGATTTAGTAGAAGATGCAGCAGAAATAGTAAACTTATTCAAAGCGAATAAGGTGCTTGCTGACGATTTTAATATTCGAAAAATGTTTAATATCAAGAGGAATGATTCGGACGGGAATTTTGAAGCAGAACTTACTTATCTGCAGAATATCGATGACAGTCCGTTTGAAATCGGAAACCCGGAATACTACTACAAAATTTATAAACAAACAGGCGTGGACAGTGATCCTTCCGAATTGGTGGGCGTGACTGAAATGGAAGATGATGATTTGACCATTAAGAAAAAATTGAACAACGGCGTCTACCAGGTAAAGTTATTTGAGGATGATTCGTTTTCTTCCGAAGAAGACTTTGCGGATGATTTATTCTGGATCCAGGATATTTATATCGAACGTTCTCCACGTTTGATGAGTCAAAGCGAGATAAGTGAAATGGCCAGGAAGTATGCACCGATCACTGTGTTCCAGGAAGATGAGCAATTCTTCCCTATATCATTTGAAGAGTTATTATCAGCGGATATACCGACAACGAAAGTAGGGGATATATCAAACTGGTTTGATGGTGTTCATAAAGGAAAGGATATCCCTTTTCATCACTTAGGGGAATACCTCTCGTATAACGGCCATGTTGACTACGTCATCAATGGGAAAAACGCTTTGGGGCTCCAGGAGGTGACTGGGAGCAGGGAGAATTCCACCATCTATTACTCTTACATTGAGCAGGAAGGCAGGAAGTTTCTCAACTATCATATGATTTACGCCTTTGATCCGAAGACGGGAACGGCTGCCGATCCTGGTTCGGGTGCCCATAACTATGACAGGGAAAGTATTACGATTGAACTGGGTACTGACAATGAAGCCATAAGCATCAGCACATCTGGTCACTTGCCGGGCCAGACGATGGGCTTGAACGGTGATGATTATTCATGGACTTCATCAAGGCTCGTTATGCCTTTTGAGGACGACAGCAATCTATTCCCGAATCATGATAACCATCCGATCATTGCGATTGCCAGAGGGGCTCATGCGGTTTATCCTGTTCAGGGCACGTATGATCTGAGTGTGCCGATCTTTATGGGAATCAGCAAAAAAGGACAGGAATTGGCAGGGTTGACTTCAGACTTGACAGCAGATGATTTTGCCCAGAGACCGATTGATCATCCTGACGGAAGAAATATACTTTTACCCGATACAAGTGATTTGAGCACTTCGGATTTCAATCAGTATACACTAAAAAAACTGGATTTCAATCAAACGAGTGACAGCCGATATTCTTATCTAAACTTCAGTGGGGATTGGGTCGATGTTCTTGCCAGTGAAGTAAGCAGTTACTCAAATGAACCTTTCCCACCTTTCACGGAAAAGGAGAAGTTCGTGACGGACTGGATTGACGAGGGAGACAGCGGATTCAATTTTAATAGTATCCCTCAATTGAATGTAAATCTCCGCGAAGATGTTGAAACCTATCTATCAACCTACTTAACCGATGCTGACGCCACCCTTTCAGGTCATGTTAAGGATGCGATTACGAACCAGCCGATCGAAAATGCAGCCATCAGCTCGCTGAATGCGGCCCACCAATTTGATAAATCGCTTGGTTTATCAGATGAAGAAGGGAATTACAGGGTTCAGGTCGAATCAGGTGAGAATAGAAATATTTTAATCAGTAAGAACGGGTATATGCCTGTTGAATATCAAGGCATCACATTGGAAGAGAATGAAGAGAAATTCCTAGAAACGATTCTGCAGATTCCAAGTGAATATGAAGGAAGAACGGATGGAATCATTAAAGGGCATGCCTATAGAGCCGATAATGGAGGCACAATCCCCGGTGCGGTCATTAAAGTAAGGGAATCTTTCAATTCAAGGTCGGGCGAAGTACTATATGAAACCGAGACCGGCGGCGACGGTTCCTTCTTATTCGAGCATGTCGAAACGGGTTACTACACACTCGAAATAAGTAAAGATGGCTACATCACCACCTTCATCAATGTCACTGCCATAGGCGGAATGGAAGTAGTCAAACAGCTTCTGATGTCACCGGCACTTGATGAAGATGAAGTAAGGATTGTACTGGAATGGGGTGCGGAGCCGAGTGACCTGGACTCTCATTTGACTGGACCTGCATCCGGCGGCGGAGAATTCCATGTATTCTATGGTGATAAAACCTATTATGAAGATGGAATTGTACACGCCGAATTGGATATTGATGATGTCACATCCTATGGACCTGAGACGGTCACCATACGCAATCTGAAAAATGGTGTCTATCACTATTATATCCATGATTACAGCAACCGGTCGAATCCAGCAAGTTCAGCCATGTCTAATTCATCTGCAAAAGTGAAAGTCTACACTGAAAATGGTTATAGGGAATTCGATATTCCTGTAAACCAGGCGGGGATCCAATGGAATGTCTTTACTATTGAAGATGGTGCCATTAATCCTGTAAATACAATTGAATAA